One Pseudodesulfovibrio cashew DNA window includes the following coding sequences:
- a CDS encoding N-acyl amino acid synthase FeeM domain-containing protein, whose protein sequence is MTKNKIEDIDRPAIKISETLDEYRQAFNIVYNEYESVGYIKKPHEARLHYGIHSLLPTTCVFVFKTYLDVISTLTQVEDSELFGLPMDALYKKEIDELRAQGRTVAEICALATPKEGRWHNLLMFLGKAYFQYATQAGINDILIMVNPKHVSFYKAIFMFEDFAEERYYEPVGAPAVGLRINYDGFWDKLKETFKDQEFETDLYSFFKRIHCSPLDKYMTFSGRRNIPMDYDAARYFLQERPEILQSLNGEQYAFIEALYHKALHSAEDIKSRYAVKV, encoded by the coding sequence TTGACAAAAAACAAAATCGAAGACATCGACAGGCCCGCCATCAAGATATCGGAGACCCTGGACGAATATCGCCAGGCGTTCAACATCGTATACAATGAGTACGAATCGGTGGGCTACATAAAGAAGCCGCATGAGGCCAGGCTGCACTACGGTATTCACAGCCTGCTCCCCACCACCTGTGTCTTCGTATTCAAGACCTATCTCGACGTGATTTCCACCCTGACCCAGGTCGAGGACTCCGAGTTGTTCGGGCTGCCCATGGACGCCCTGTACAAAAAGGAGATCGACGAACTGCGCGCACAGGGACGCACCGTGGCGGAGATCTGCGCTTTGGCGACCCCCAAGGAGGGGCGTTGGCACAACCTGCTCATGTTCCTGGGCAAGGCCTATTTCCAGTACGCGACACAGGCCGGCATCAACGACATCCTGATCATGGTCAACCCCAAGCACGTCTCCTTCTACAAGGCGATCTTCATGTTCGAGGATTTTGCCGAAGAGCGGTACTACGAACCGGTGGGAGCTCCGGCCGTGGGCTTGCGCATCAATTACGATGGATTTTGGGACAAGCTGAAGGAGACGTTCAAGGATCAGGAGTTCGAAACGGACCTCTATTCCTTTTTCAAGCGCATTCACTGCAGTCCGCTGGATAAGTACATGACATTCAGCGGTCGCAGGAACATCCCGATGGACTACGACGCCGCGCGGTATTTTCTTCAGGAGCGTCCCGAGATTCTGCAATCCCTCAATGGGGAGCAGTACGCGTTCATCGAAGCCCTGTACCACAAGGCTCTGCATAGTGCGGAGGATATCAAGTCGCGCTATGCCGTGAAGGTGTAG
- a CDS encoding PilZ domain-containing protein produces MFTVPKGWADMSEMRRICFDISRDDEKSLEYLATEEGMDVPEYLRSLVSRYLFDLQVGAGSPDFSEKREFPRKQVSILGVSCVRFSDNEMRSYPVIVEDISEGGLRISFRSVDSVLAEKLAFADYFEVVFTVPETTHTVSFYCKRMWASSQTSLNLAGCFEGANDMSVDLVSRMIIEAA; encoded by the coding sequence ATGTTCACAGTGCCGAAGGGGTGGGCCGACATGTCGGAAATGAGGCGAATTTGCTTCGATATCTCGAGAGATGACGAGAAGTCGCTGGAATATCTAGCCACTGAAGAAGGAATGGATGTCCCTGAATACCTTCGATCATTGGTTTCGAGGTATCTGTTTGATCTCCAAGTCGGCGCAGGGAGTCCGGATTTTTCGGAAAAAAGGGAGTTTCCACGTAAACAAGTGTCAATACTTGGCGTCTCTTGTGTAAGATTTTCCGACAATGAAATGCGCAGCTATCCGGTCATCGTGGAGGACATCTCCGAGGGCGGCCTCCGCATATCTTTCAGGAGCGTCGACTCCGTGCTGGCGGAAAAGCTCGCCTTTGCCGATTATTTCGAAGTGGTGTTCACTGTGCCGGAAACCACCCACACTGTGTCTTTTTACTGTAAACGGATGTGGGCCAGTAGCCAAACGAGCCTGAATCTGGCAGGATGTTTTGAAGGAGCCAATGACATGTCCGTAGACTTGGTGTCGCGGATGATTATTGAGGCTGCCTGA
- a CDS encoding GGDEF domain-containing protein, which produces MFDRFQNPAIFYAVLAVAYLVGWGVFCAVAPAHVAWTDTLPLLLYSACCLAVAILAFRIQGIRLAKLSMSDPNTNLYNERFFLNALKLEFSRSHRHELPLSIMVFSFGDINETAKQLERNVKDIRKLFIHTVSETIRSSDIFSVLEQDKYSILLPSTDVDGAKVAASRLKEAIATELKKIRLGQRTTMPFGICGTSSNGAESSDELFAGSMQAYSVARNSPRNTVVICGEACR; this is translated from the coding sequence ATGTTTGACAGATTCCAAAACCCTGCGATCTTCTATGCGGTCTTGGCTGTAGCATACCTCGTCGGATGGGGGGTATTCTGCGCCGTAGCCCCCGCGCACGTCGCCTGGACAGACACCCTGCCGCTCCTCCTGTATTCGGCCTGCTGCCTGGCTGTGGCGATACTGGCGTTTCGCATTCAAGGCATCAGGCTCGCTAAGCTCTCCATGTCCGACCCGAACACCAACCTCTACAACGAGCGTTTCTTTCTCAACGCCTTGAAGCTGGAGTTCAGCAGAAGCCACCGCCACGAGCTCCCGCTCTCGATCATGGTTTTCTCCTTCGGAGACATCAATGAGACGGCCAAGCAACTGGAACGCAATGTGAAGGATATCAGAAAGTTATTCATTCACACCGTCTCCGAAACCATTCGCAGCAGCGACATCTTCTCGGTACTGGAACAGGACAAATACTCCATCCTCCTGCCGAGTACGGATGTGGACGGCGCCAAGGTGGCGGCCAGCCGGCTCAAGGAAGCAATCGCAACGGAATTGAAAAAAATACGCCTGGGACAGCGAACCACCATGCCGTTCGGCATCTGCGGCACCTCGAGCAATGGAGCCGAGAGCTCGGACGAACTGTTCGCCGGGTCAATGCAGGCCTACTCAGTGGCCCGGAATTCCCCAAGAAATACGGTCGTAATTTGCGGAGAAGCCTGCAGGTAA
- a CDS encoding ThiF family adenylyltransferase, translating into MADNDPSAPLKAIAREWGLNDIYAYNEEAFSRSIGFLDAADMDRLIHAKVAIPGLGGVGGVHVMTLARSGVGNFHLADMDCFEPANMNRQFGARVQHFGKSKLDVMVGEAYSVNPYLDVTPFPDGVNDENLDRFLDGVDVVVDGLDFFVFDIRRKLFNRARDLGIPVITAGPLGYSSALLVFTPNGMSFDEYFDVNDDTPETRKYINFAMGLAPASTHAKYLDSSVVDFDLGKGPSMNIGCQMCSAFAATEALRLLLDRKGVKGAPYYLQYDPYVRKFRRGKLRRGNRSRMQRAKAWLFESVLLKRAKRVGCEPMAAPGSPADEAGWESVREYLLRAAIQAPSGDNIQPWHFKAQDRSIDLLMDLKVDDSFFDVQNVATAISAGCSVENAVIAAKACGLEPAVSMGPTPDNPSLAASILLKPVEKVREDMLVDAIWRRHTNRKPFSKRQIPDGIFNRLATVADESGGHLSWINSAEKLKKLANAIFIADRIRMERQDLHEHLIKMLRFTPEEAMRTRDGFPLKNLEAGLAGEWFLRLTKSWKVMRVASMLGMSRVGAAVAAKGIRCSGGAGLLAVPGMETKDFLQGGRALQRVWLTLTHYNLRMQPMTAVTLFRLRWLLEGPEAFSEKHQTMLSTVWGDMAELFPDVWNQGLVMLFRTGFGKPIHYGTYRRQVDSF; encoded by the coding sequence ATGGCGGACAATGATCCTTCTGCTCCATTGAAGGCCATCGCCCGGGAATGGGGTCTTAACGACATCTATGCCTATAATGAAGAGGCTTTTTCCCGTTCCATCGGTTTTCTCGACGCTGCCGACATGGATCGGCTGATTCATGCCAAAGTGGCAATCCCAGGCCTTGGAGGCGTGGGCGGCGTTCACGTAATGACGCTGGCGCGCAGCGGCGTAGGCAACTTTCACCTGGCGGACATGGATTGCTTTGAGCCCGCCAACATGAATCGGCAGTTCGGCGCCCGAGTGCAGCACTTCGGGAAATCGAAGCTCGACGTCATGGTAGGTGAGGCCTATTCGGTCAACCCTTACCTGGATGTCACCCCGTTTCCCGATGGGGTGAACGACGAGAATCTGGATCGTTTCCTCGACGGCGTGGATGTGGTTGTGGACGGCCTGGATTTCTTCGTCTTCGACATCCGGCGTAAGCTCTTCAACCGCGCTCGGGATCTGGGCATTCCGGTCATCACGGCCGGGCCGCTCGGCTACAGTTCGGCCCTGCTCGTTTTTACGCCCAACGGCATGTCTTTTGACGAATATTTCGACGTCAACGACGATACGCCCGAGACGCGGAAGTACATCAACTTCGCCATGGGGCTGGCCCCGGCTTCGACCCATGCCAAGTATCTCGATTCCTCGGTGGTGGATTTCGATCTGGGCAAGGGGCCGTCCATGAACATCGGCTGCCAGATGTGCTCCGCCTTTGCCGCCACGGAAGCCCTGCGGCTTCTGCTCGACAGGAAGGGCGTCAAGGGCGCTCCCTATTATCTGCAATACGACCCTTATGTGCGAAAATTTCGCAGAGGGAAGCTGCGCAGGGGCAACCGCTCCCGCATGCAGCGCGCCAAGGCGTGGCTGTTCGAATCGGTGCTGCTCAAACGGGCCAAGCGAGTGGGTTGCGAGCCCATGGCCGCGCCGGGAAGTCCTGCGGACGAGGCCGGTTGGGAAAGCGTACGGGAATATCTGTTGCGCGCTGCCATTCAGGCTCCGTCCGGCGACAATATCCAGCCGTGGCATTTCAAAGCCCAGGACCGGTCCATTGATTTGCTTATGGATCTGAAAGTCGATGATTCATTTTTCGATGTACAAAATGTGGCCACGGCCATATCTGCCGGTTGCTCCGTGGAGAATGCCGTCATTGCGGCCAAGGCTTGCGGCTTGGAGCCTGCAGTCTCCATGGGGCCGACACCGGACAATCCCAGCCTGGCAGCCTCCATCCTGCTGAAGCCTGTCGAGAAGGTGCGAGAGGACATGCTGGTGGATGCCATCTGGCGTCGTCACACCAACCGGAAACCATTCTCCAAGCGACAGATCCCGGATGGGATTTTCAACCGTCTGGCAACCGTTGCAGACGAGTCCGGCGGGCATCTGAGCTGGATCAATTCAGCTGAAAAGCTCAAGAAGCTGGCCAACGCCATCTTTATTGCCGACCGCATCCGCATGGAGCGGCAGGATCTGCACGAGCATTTGATCAAGATGCTTCGCTTCACGCCTGAAGAGGCGATGCGGACTCGCGATGGCTTCCCGCTGAAAAACCTTGAGGCAGGGCTTGCCGGAGAGTGGTTTCTCAGGCTGACCAAGTCCTGGAAAGTCATGCGCGTGGCCAGCATGCTCGGCATGAGCCGGGTTGGCGCGGCTGTCGCGGCCAAGGGTATTCGTTGTTCTGGTGGTGCCGGCCTTCTGGCCGTACCCGGCATGGAGACCAAGGATTTCCTTCAGGGCGGTCGGGCGCTGCAACGTGTCTGGCTCACGCTGACGCATTACAACCTGCGCATGCAGCCGATGACTGCAGTGACCCTGTTCCGGCTCCGCTGGCTGCTGGAAGGGCCTGAGGCATTCTCCGAAAAGCATCAGACCATGCTGTCCACGGTCTGGGGCGATATGGCCGAACTTTTCCCCGACGTCTGGAATCAGGGGCTGGTCATGCTTTTCCGGACCGGCTTCGGGAAGCCGATTCATTACGGGACGTACAGGCGTCAGGTAGATAGCTTTTAG
- a CDS encoding sigma-54-dependent transcriptional regulator — protein MGKILVIDDDPMIGQLLKLMAIKEGHQCEAVFSVAEGLEFLQREPVDIIFLDVLLPEGNGINSIPPILNSAPETDIVMLTGESSTQYIEKAFKAGATDYLIKPVNLERFSKVVGSLIKLKRKNNVQRQISREEIIGDSAKIKQCIEKVAQSSLGDANVLIQGETGTGKELFAKAIHANSGRAKNKYIIVDCTNLPVNLAESLLFGHDRGSFTGAEKAKKGLFELAHNGTIFLDEIGDLDLAIQKSLLRVLQEKKFRPLSTAYEVESDFRLVAATNRDLQAMVHQGTFRKDLYFRLQAFVISLPPLREREGDIERLVDHYLGIICEEKEMRPLEVGEDFMSALKAYEWPGNVRELVNVLQISVHKAMFDDRLTFYHLPQQLRMSKVVQDAEIRSPEPHVTPSGYNLTLPVHDGDGTLPKLKEVRKKTIDAMEQSYLHQLVMLSDNSAKTACKMSGLSRARLYELLNKHNLSLRGN, from the coding sequence TTGGGCAAGATTCTGGTAATTGATGACGATCCGATGATCGGCCAACTGCTCAAGCTGATGGCGATCAAGGAGGGACACCAGTGCGAGGCGGTCTTTTCCGTCGCCGAAGGACTGGAGTTCTTGCAGCGCGAACCAGTGGACATCATTTTTCTGGACGTGCTGTTGCCTGAGGGGAACGGCATCAATTCCATTCCGCCCATTCTCAACTCCGCGCCGGAAACCGATATCGTCATGCTGACCGGGGAGTCGAGCACCCAGTACATTGAGAAGGCCTTCAAGGCCGGGGCCACGGACTACCTGATCAAGCCGGTCAATTTGGAGCGGTTTTCCAAAGTCGTGGGCAGCCTGATCAAGCTGAAACGCAAGAACAACGTACAGCGCCAGATTTCCCGGGAAGAGATCATCGGCGATAGCGCCAAGATCAAGCAGTGCATCGAAAAGGTGGCCCAGTCATCCCTGGGCGATGCCAACGTGCTCATCCAGGGGGAGACCGGAACCGGCAAGGAGCTTTTTGCCAAGGCGATCCACGCCAACAGCGGCCGCGCCAAGAACAAGTATATCATCGTCGACTGCACCAACCTTCCGGTCAACCTTGCGGAGAGCCTGCTCTTCGGCCATGATCGGGGGTCCTTTACCGGAGCCGAGAAAGCCAAGAAGGGACTCTTCGAGCTGGCGCACAACGGCACCATCTTTCTCGATGAGATCGGTGACCTCGACCTGGCCATCCAGAAGTCCCTCCTACGGGTGCTTCAGGAGAAAAAATTCCGGCCCCTGTCCACCGCCTATGAAGTGGAGAGCGATTTCCGCCTGGTGGCGGCCACCAACCGGGACCTCCAGGCCATGGTTCATCAGGGGACCTTCCGCAAGGATCTCTATTTTCGTCTGCAGGCCTTTGTCATCAGCCTGCCTCCACTCAGGGAGCGGGAGGGTGACATCGAGAGGCTGGTGGACCACTATCTGGGGATCATCTGCGAGGAAAAGGAGATGCGCCCCCTTGAAGTGGGCGAAGATTTCATGAGCGCGCTCAAGGCCTACGAGTGGCCCGGCAACGTGCGCGAATTGGTCAACGTTCTCCAGATTTCCGTGCACAAGGCCATGTTCGACGACCGGCTGACATTCTATCACCTGCCGCAGCAACTGCGGATGTCGAAGGTGGTTCAGGATGCGGAGATTCGCAGCCCGGAGCCTCACGTGACGCCCAGTGGGTACAACCTTACCCTGCCCGTGCATGATGGAGACGGCACGTTGCCCAAGCTGAAAGAGGTCAGGAAAAAGACCATTGACGCCATGGAGCAGAGCTATCTTCATCAACTGGTCATGCTCAGCGATAACTCAGCCAAGACCGCATGCAAGATGTCCGGACTTTCCAGAGCCCGCCTCTACGAACTGCTCAACAAGCACAACCTCAGCCTGCGGGGCAACTGA
- a CDS encoding PEP-CTERM sorting domain-containing protein: MKKLAFYFILAVALLTVPAAAQAEVIDDWSLNLTTLQDQIDGLYGVGNVIVSDIDNITYMTAQTTNTTIYQDLNAALQPYEGASFTVDSLLETVAIHTTSSSIPSNESTYPFETNYMLWYEGTGLSGYITNVAFDGTNYTFDYVYTSGSITLYWGDPTSSEYFEIAELSLVDGAGAAITDNNGGFNNSGGTDLTAQFTSNPLGTLIDFDPTLFGMEGVYPNLDTFLVFDFASNLVNGSATIIDGQLVASIESSATITLVATPEPSTFLILGLGLLGLVGFRKKFTA; encoded by the coding sequence ATGAAGAAGTTGGCTTTTTATTTCATCCTGGCAGTGGCCCTGCTTACTGTGCCCGCCGCGGCTCAAGCAGAAGTTATCGATGATTGGTCGTTGAACCTGACAACTCTGCAGGACCAAATTGATGGCCTGTATGGCGTTGGCAATGTGATTGTTTCGGATATCGACAACATCACTTACATGACGGCACAGACCACCAATACTACTATTTATCAGGACCTCAATGCCGCTCTGCAGCCGTACGAAGGTGCCAGCTTCACGGTTGATTCCTTGCTGGAAACTGTGGCCATCCACACCACCTCCAGCTCCATCCCGAGCAACGAGTCCACCTACCCCTTCGAAACCAACTACATGCTCTGGTACGAAGGCACTGGTCTGAGCGGCTACATCACCAACGTCGCTTTTGATGGCACCAACTACACGTTCGATTACGTCTACACCAGCGGTTCCATCACTCTGTACTGGGGCGATCCGACTTCTTCCGAGTACTTCGAAATCGCTGAGCTGAGCCTGGTCGACGGTGCTGGCGCTGCTATCACCGACAACAATGGCGGCTTTAACAACAGTGGTGGTACTGACCTGACTGCCCAGTTCACTTCGAATCCTTTGGGAACCCTCATCGACTTCGACCCCACCCTCTTCGGCATGGAAGGCGTCTACCCGAACCTTGACACCTTCCTGGTCTTCGACTTCGCCAGCAACCTTGTTAATGGCTCTGCGACGATCATCGACGGACAGTTGGTTGCGAGCATCGAATCCTCGGCCACCATTACCCTGGTTGCCACCCCTGAACCTTCTACCTTCCTGATCCTGGGTCTCGGTCTGCTCGGCCTGGTCGGCTTCCGCAAGAAGTTCACCGCCTAG
- a CDS encoding alpha-D-ribose 1-methylphosphonate 5-triphosphate diphosphatase, with product MNILNARVLLPGGEIRQADLRLEDGVITEVGTAGPHNGGTVNAGGLLALPGIVDLHGDGFERHIMPRPGVSFSRDLGLLDTDRTMTANGITTAFHGLTYSWEPGLRGRDAALEFLQDYAKLKPRLGCDTLLHLRFETYNLPALDEVASWLRRGMVDMLAFNDHVDHMFGHVDNHDKMSGYTHRTGLDRDEFMELLGRVHARREEVSAGIERLASIAREEGIPMASHDDPDPEVRSWYNGLGCSISEFPLDEVTARAARNMGDAIVLGAPNALRGKSHIARLMARDAIREGLCDALTSDYYYPSQLQAAFALAREGVCDFPSAWSLVSEGPAVAAGLADRGRIEQGRRADLVLVDDSDPFLPFAAMTISRGKPVFTANGLGCPG from the coding sequence ATGAACATACTGAACGCGCGAGTGCTGCTTCCGGGCGGCGAAATACGGCAAGCGGACCTGAGGCTGGAGGACGGTGTCATCACCGAAGTAGGGACCGCCGGTCCCCACAACGGCGGGACAGTCAACGCGGGCGGACTGCTGGCCCTGCCCGGCATCGTGGACCTGCACGGCGACGGGTTCGAGCGGCATATCATGCCTCGTCCCGGGGTCTCCTTCAGCAGGGACCTGGGTTTGCTGGACACGGATCGGACCATGACCGCCAACGGCATCACCACCGCCTTCCACGGACTGACCTATTCCTGGGAGCCGGGGCTCCGGGGGCGGGACGCGGCCCTGGAGTTCTTGCAGGACTATGCCAAGCTCAAGCCGCGCCTGGGCTGCGACACCCTATTGCACCTGCGCTTCGAGACGTACAACCTTCCGGCCCTGGACGAGGTCGCCTCCTGGCTGCGGCGGGGCATGGTCGACATGCTCGCCTTCAACGACCACGTGGACCACATGTTCGGGCATGTGGACAACCATGACAAGATGTCCGGTTATACTCACCGCACCGGCCTGGACAGGGACGAGTTCATGGAACTGCTCGGCAGGGTGCACGCCCGCCGCGAGGAGGTCTCCGCCGGGATTGAGAGGCTGGCTTCCATCGCGAGGGAGGAGGGTATCCCCATGGCCTCCCATGATGATCCGGACCCTGAGGTCAGAAGTTGGTACAACGGGCTGGGCTGCTCCATCTCGGAATTTCCCCTTGACGAGGTCACGGCCCGTGCGGCGCGAAATATGGGGGACGCCATTGTGCTCGGTGCGCCCAACGCCCTGCGCGGCAAAAGTCACATTGCCCGGCTCATGGCCCGCGACGCCATCCGCGAGGGACTGTGCGACGCGTTGACTTCCGACTATTATTATCCCTCCCAACTCCAGGCCGCCTTCGCCCTGGCGCGCGAGGGCGTCTGCGATTTTCCCTCGGCCTGGTCCCTGGTCTCCGAAGGGCCCGCCGTAGCGGCCGGGCTGGCGGACCGGGGTCGGATCGAACAGGGCAGGCGTGCGGACCTGGTCCTGGTGGACGACTCCGATCCATTCCTTCCTTTTGCAGCCATGACCATTTCCAGGGGCAAGCCGGTGTTCACGGCCAACGGTTTGGGCTGCCCGGGCTGA
- a CDS encoding HAD family hydrolase — protein sequence MTDFSTIPELAAAKAVIFDCDGVLIESWASTMYYFNHVRRAVGLGPMDAELEEYCFIHTIDESLAHMVPPELLDRAMAAKLPMPFDGMIPLIELQPGIIGFLESLRRAGKLLAVDTNGGEEQYEILRANDLLDRFDLIVTADDVARGKPSPDGPRLILDHFALTPEEALFVGDSIMDQGAADATGIPFWAYRNPALSARRHIDDYASLLG from the coding sequence ATGACCGACTTCTCCACAATTCCCGAGCTGGCCGCCGCCAAGGCAGTGATCTTCGACTGCGACGGCGTGCTCATCGAATCCTGGGCCTCCACCATGTATTACTTCAACCATGTGCGCCGCGCAGTGGGCCTCGGTCCCATGGACGCGGAACTGGAGGAGTACTGCTTCATCCACACCATTGACGAGTCCCTCGCCCACATGGTGCCGCCGGAACTGCTGGACAGGGCCATGGCCGCGAAGCTGCCCATGCCCTTTGACGGCATGATCCCGCTCATCGAGTTGCAGCCCGGCATCATCGGATTCCTGGAGTCCCTGCGCCGGGCCGGCAAGCTCCTGGCCGTGGATACCAACGGAGGCGAGGAGCAGTACGAAATCCTTCGCGCCAACGACCTGCTTGACCGCTTCGACCTGATCGTCACCGCAGACGACGTGGCGCGCGGCAAGCCCTCCCCGGACGGCCCCCGGCTGATCCTCGACCACTTCGCTCTGACTCCGGAAGAGGCCCTGTTCGTCGGCGATTCGATCATGGACCAGGGTGCGGCGGACGCGACGGGCATCCCGTTCTGGGCCTATCGCAACCCGGCCCTCTCTGCTCGGCGTCACATCGACGATTACGCATCACTGCTCGGCTAG
- a CDS encoding diguanylate cyclase domain-containing protein: MQKKFGELPLRPMPGESPGTLEGLWRMLDEAEAWAIPLPDGSGAFIAVSASSALGQTFGNAPFNAYGLYGPGVHMADLEEDVFGALFSRPIDPETLYVVTDGSAQLGWLTWAEAVAALLPSLLPGAGDFMSSDYVALPDSESVYTAHKALFDKQERVVLALDGMGQVSGVLTDRDISKLIERGCDLWNTALAEKAPPAVTVTASTPLKEVRRRGNTAEAALLVVTDDAGHPLGTISVDECTRALVSNAGTADTPPDETVFMDTVLTGSLRTGIVGTDEYLNIIYYNEAITDFVRNPDRLKLGGPIWEVIEACAISRNSFASALDNAKRMGEQIITNWMRIKGVMQCIQCRLRMVNRNGHTAGFVLSVQDITAQQNAEEAIRKLAYHDKLTQLPNRLLFDERLDREIKRAKRNNSRFAIMMLDLDGFKRVNDDFGHSIGDLLLCTVGKRLYTSVRESDTVARFGGDEFIFILPDVACADDVEGVAEKMRAAIREPCIIEDREFEVEASIGFSIFPEDAIDSKELLDLADARMYKDKRKGTE; this comes from the coding sequence ATGCAGAAAAAATTCGGAGAACTTCCCTTGCGTCCCATGCCCGGAGAGAGCCCCGGGACCTTGGAAGGACTATGGAGGATGCTGGATGAGGCGGAGGCGTGGGCCATCCCCTTGCCCGACGGTTCGGGCGCATTCATCGCCGTCAGCGCATCCTCCGCCCTAGGACAGACATTCGGTAACGCTCCCTTTAACGCCTACGGACTTTACGGCCCCGGCGTTCACATGGCCGACCTGGAAGAAGACGTCTTCGGCGCACTTTTCTCTCGCCCCATCGACCCGGAGACCTTGTATGTAGTGACGGACGGCTCCGCTCAGTTGGGATGGCTGACCTGGGCCGAGGCCGTCGCAGCGCTGCTCCCATCTCTGCTGCCCGGCGCAGGGGATTTTATGAGCAGTGACTACGTGGCGTTACCGGACTCGGAGAGCGTATATACCGCCCACAAGGCACTCTTCGACAAACAGGAACGCGTGGTGCTGGCTCTTGACGGCATGGGCCAGGTCAGCGGAGTGCTGACCGACAGGGACATATCCAAGCTCATCGAGCGCGGCTGTGACCTCTGGAACACGGCACTGGCGGAAAAAGCCCCTCCTGCCGTGACGGTGACAGCCTCAACTCCCCTCAAGGAAGTACGCCGCCGAGGCAATACGGCAGAAGCGGCTCTTCTGGTCGTCACCGACGACGCCGGACACCCCCTGGGCACCATCTCGGTGGATGAATGCACCCGAGCCCTGGTCTCGAACGCCGGTACGGCCGACACCCCGCCGGACGAGACAGTTTTCATGGACACCGTGCTCACCGGCTCGTTGCGAACGGGAATCGTGGGCACCGACGAATACCTGAACATCATCTATTATAATGAAGCCATCACCGATTTCGTTCGAAACCCGGACCGCCTGAAGCTGGGAGGGCCCATATGGGAGGTAATCGAGGCCTGCGCCATCTCGAGGAACTCCTTTGCGTCCGCCTTGGACAACGCAAAACGGATGGGAGAACAAATAATTACGAACTGGATGCGGATAAAAGGCGTGATGCAATGCATTCAGTGCCGCCTCCGCATGGTGAACCGCAACGGGCACACAGCCGGTTTCGTCCTTTCCGTGCAAGACATAACGGCACAACAAAATGCGGAGGAAGCCATTCGCAAACTGGCCTACCATGACAAGCTCACCCAGTTGCCCAACCGCCTCCTTTTCGACGAACGCCTGGACCGGGAAATCAAGCGGGCCAAGCGAAACAACAGCCGATTCGCGATCATGATGCTTGACCTGGATGGATTCAAACGAGTCAACGACGACTTCGGGCACTCCATCGGGGACCTTTTACTGTGCACCGTCGGAAAAAGACTTTACACTTCTGTACGGGAATCCGACACAGTAGCCCGCTTCGGCGGCGATGAATTCATCTTCATCCTCCCCGACGTGGCCTGCGCGGACGATGTGGAAGGCGTGGCGGAGAAAATGCGTGCGGCCATTCGGGAACCGTGTATCATTGAGGACAGGGAATTCGAGGTCGAGGCCTCCATAGGGTTTTCCATCTTCCCGGAAGACGCTATTGATTCCAAAGAGTTGCTCGACCTGGCGGACGCAAGGATGTATAAGGATAAGCGAAAGGGTACAGAGTAA
- a CDS encoding PilZ domain-containing protein: MSLDKQCRKYLQVVIRENLRLSGVRPDAVEAFRRCLDAGNADEEERRGSVRRSVTLRAVIYVQKRGNEIFCLPAVIRNISASGVMLEVEDKGHLFARAIDEIEMFTVSFCLSGDAEPMTIECQPRHIEVSEIVGIGAEFSSLDGRSQRYLM, translated from the coding sequence ATGAGTCTCGACAAGCAGTGCAGGAAATATCTTCAAGTGGTCATCAGGGAGAATCTCAGGCTGAGCGGGGTACGTCCCGATGCCGTGGAGGCTTTCCGCCGATGTCTGGATGCAGGAAATGCCGACGAAGAAGAGCGACGCGGTTCCGTACGGCGTTCCGTCACTTTGCGGGCGGTCATTTATGTTCAGAAGCGGGGGAACGAAATATTCTGTTTGCCCGCAGTGATACGTAATATTTCCGCATCAGGTGTGATGCTGGAAGTCGAGGACAAGGGCCACCTGTTCGCCCGGGCTATTGACGAAATTGAAATGTTCACTGTCAGCTTCTGTCTTTCCGGCGACGCCGAACCGATGACCATCGAATGCCAGCCCCGGCATATCGAGGTCAGTGAAATCGTGGGCATCGGCGCGGAATTCTCTTCGCTGGACGGCCGTTCGCAGCGCTATCTTATGTAG